In Sulfitobacter sp. LCG007, the sequence CGGTCGATTGACGGACCGCCGAGCTCTGTCGCGCCAAGCTTTTTTTGCAAAGGACATTTACATGATCAGGAACGGATTCATTGACCTGCGGACAAGGGTGATGCTGGGCGCCGCAGCATGTGCTTCAACCGCTCTGAGCGCGCTCGCGCAGGAGGTCCCCGCCAATTGTGAACTTGGCACCGCCGACGATCCGGCCCGCCAGATCCTGAGCTGTGACGACGGGCTCGTGATCGAGGCGGAGGCGGCGGCACGTCTGGGCATCATCGAGGGCGAGGCGCGCAGCTTCACGCTCGAGGGCGGCGCGGCGCTGGTTCAGGTCGCATCGGGGCAGGGTCCGCAGCAGATCCGGACCCCCCATGCGATCGCGGCCGTGCGGGGCACCCTCTACGCGGTCGATGCAACGCAGACGGCCACGTCCGTCTT encodes:
- a CDS encoding FecR domain-containing protein, whose product is MIRNGFIDLRTRVMLGAAACASTALSALAQEVPANCELGTADDPARQILSCDDGLVIEAEAAARLGIIEGEARSFTLEGGAALVQVASGQGPQQIRTPHAIAAVRGTLYAVDATQTATSVFVQEGSVGVSPLERAGDGVVLGAGEGVDVTPGAALEANTWSAARVAELMARFGR